In Lentimicrobium sp. L6, one genomic interval encodes:
- a CDS encoding T9SS type A sorting domain-containing protein has protein sequence MKHRLITLLIVLLAFSVQSQTTRKVIAEHFTNTRCSICSIKNPSLFALLDNHPEVIHLSIHPSSPYSNCLFSQHNPSENDARTQYYGIYGSTPRVVLAGTVIPSQSPMLTEEQLMEQQDAMSDYSIQVHQFYGANETIDVKVKIERLSGVPSNDDMVYVVLAEKEVDYNAPNGEDLHHNVFRKELGNMDLPMLEIGEEVEFTYNYTAHSDWVLDEIFALAIIQNSSNKKVLQADESDLVSGITGIDFTQAKEVSNMVYPNPFTQEINIQSGQTYQNIIIYNLFGQKVLESQNTSTINASELGKGIYLLELIDENGQSFSTKIQKQ, from the coding sequence ATGAAACATAGATTAATTACACTATTAATTGTATTGTTGGCATTTTCTGTCCAAAGTCAAACAACTAGAAAAGTAATTGCAGAACATTTTACAAATACCCGATGTAGTATTTGTAGTATTAAAAATCCTTCATTATTTGCTTTGTTGGATAATCACCCAGAAGTAATACATTTATCTATTCACCCTAGTTCTCCCTATTCTAATTGCTTGTTTTCTCAACATAACCCTAGCGAAAATGATGCAAGAACACAGTATTATGGTATTTATGGAAGCACCCCAAGAGTGGTTTTAGCTGGGACAGTAATTCCAAGTCAAAGCCCAATGTTAACTGAGGAGCAGTTGATGGAGCAACAAGATGCCATGAGTGATTATTCTATTCAAGTGCATCAGTTTTATGGCGCAAATGAAACCATTGATGTGAAAGTAAAGATAGAAAGGTTAAGTGGTGTCCCAAGCAATGATGATATGGTTTATGTGGTTTTGGCCGAAAAAGAAGTAGACTATAATGCGCCAAATGGCGAAGATTTGCATCACAATGTTTTTAGGAAGGAATTAGGAAATATGGATCTACCCATGTTGGAAATAGGAGAGGAAGTAGAGTTTACTTATAATTATACTGCTCATTCTGATTGGGTGTTGGATGAGATTTTTGCTTTGGCTATCATTCAAAACTCAAGCAATAAGAAAGTGCTACAAGCAGATGAATCGGACTTGGTTTCGGGAATAACAGGGATTGATTTTACTCAAGCGAAAGAGGTTTCAAATATGGTTTATCCAAATCCATTTACACAAGAAATCAATATACAATCTGGACAAACCTATCAAAATATTATTATTTATAACCTCTTTGGCCAGAAAGTCTTAGAATCTCAAAATACATCCACAATTAATGCTTCTGAACTTGGAAAAGGGATTTATTTATTGGAGTTGATAGATGAGAATGGACAATCATTCTCCACTAAAATCCAGAAACAGTAA
- a CDS encoding nucleoside phosphorylase: MNKKAIAESELIINPDGSIYHLHLHPENIANDIILVGDPGRVEVISSYFDQIEFKMANREIHTHTGYIGKKRITVLSTGMGTDNLDIVINELDAICNIDLKTRIPKDSHRSLRLYRLGTSGALQPEIPVDTFLASSHGVGIDGLLWFYEQVNSVIDKDMTEAFLRDTNWPDDLPKAYIVPGSEELLNTVGKNFMKGITATAPGFFGPQGRVLRMPLAYPDLNDRISSFSYQGQKLTNFEMETSALYGLSKALGHHAMTVCAIIANRERKEYSKDYKITVVKLIEELLEQICQQ, from the coding sequence ATGAATAAGAAAGCCATAGCTGAATCGGAATTAATCATAAACCCAGATGGTAGTATCTACCACTTACACCTTCATCCTGAGAACATTGCTAATGACATCATATTGGTTGGTGATCCAGGAAGAGTTGAAGTCATTTCTTCTTATTTTGATCAAATAGAGTTTAAAATGGCCAATAGAGAAATCCACACCCACACTGGATATATTGGCAAAAAAAGAATTACTGTGCTAAGTACAGGTATGGGAACCGACAATTTAGACATTGTCATTAACGAATTAGATGCCATTTGCAATATCGATTTAAAAACCCGTATCCCTAAAGATTCTCACCGTAGCCTAAGACTTTATCGTTTAGGAACCAGTGGCGCCTTACAACCCGAAATTCCTGTTGATACTTTCTTGGCTTCTTCACATGGAGTAGGAATTGATGGTCTTTTATGGTTCTACGAGCAAGTAAATTCTGTTATTGATAAAGACATGACCGAAGCTTTTTTAAGAGATACCAATTGGCCAGATGATTTACCAAAAGCTTATATCGTTCCAGGTTCTGAAGAATTACTAAATACCGTAGGCAAGAATTTCATGAAGGGAATCACTGCTACAGCCCCAGGTTTCTTTGGCCCTCAAGGTAGAGTTTTGAGAATGCCCTTGGCTTATCCGGATTTAAATGATAGAATCAGTAGCTTTTCCTATCAAGGTCAGAAATTAACCAACTTTGAAATGGAAACTTCCGCTTTATATGGACTTTCTAAAGCTTTAGGCCATCATGCGATGACCGTTTGTGCAATCATCGCCAATAGGGAAAGAAAAGAATATTCTAAAGACTATAAAATAACTGTAGTCAAATTGATAGAAGAACTACTTGAGCAAATTTGTCAGCAGTAA